One window of the Lipingzhangella halophila genome contains the following:
- a CDS encoding TRAP transporter large permease, producing the protein MIVDPLGVVLLVGVFAVALVLRVPIALSLALSALSTILYMGIPLPVVGQQMINQLLTFPLLAIPFFILAGEIMSAGGITRRLIDLANLLIGRLRGGMAMLNVVASTFFGGISGSAVADTSSIGSVMIPIMKRAGYDARFSVGVTISSAIQGVLIPPSHNVIMYALAAGSSVSIGALFMAGLLPGLLLGVALLVLTYALARWRKYPKGERIPLRDAPRIVWQGLLGVLTPVIIIGGVISGVFTATESSAIACVWALLVGLVFYRELTPKGLIGVLSRAMLTLSSVLFLIAAAGAFGYMLTMLRIPAALTNALTSVSENPIVVLLLINLLLLALGAIMDMAPLILIATPILLPVAESVGMDPIQFGIMLMLNLGLGLLTPPVGGVLFVGSAIGRITIEDATRGTLPFYAPMLVVLLGITFIPGLTMWLPTVMGF; encoded by the coding sequence ATGATCGTTGATCCCCTGGGCGTGGTGCTGCTGGTCGGCGTGTTCGCTGTCGCGCTCGTGCTGCGCGTGCCGATCGCGCTGAGTCTCGCTCTCTCCGCACTGAGCACCATCCTGTACATGGGTATTCCGCTGCCCGTTGTCGGGCAGCAGATGATCAACCAGTTGCTGACGTTCCCCCTGCTGGCGATCCCGTTCTTCATCCTGGCCGGGGAGATCATGAGCGCCGGCGGGATCACCCGGCGGCTGATCGACCTGGCGAACCTGCTCATCGGACGCCTGCGCGGCGGCATGGCCATGCTCAACGTGGTGGCCAGCACGTTCTTCGGGGGTATCTCGGGGTCCGCGGTCGCCGACACCTCCTCCATCGGGTCGGTGATGATCCCGATCATGAAGCGCGCCGGCTACGACGCGCGCTTCTCGGTGGGAGTCACCATCTCCAGCGCGATCCAGGGCGTGCTGATCCCGCCGAGCCACAACGTGATCATGTACGCGCTGGCCGCCGGCAGCAGCGTCTCCATCGGGGCGCTCTTCATGGCCGGGCTCCTTCCGGGGCTGCTGCTCGGTGTGGCCCTGCTGGTACTGACCTACGCCCTGGCCCGGTGGCGCAAGTACCCCAAAGGCGAGCGGATCCCGCTGCGCGACGCGCCCAGGATCGTGTGGCAGGGGCTGCTCGGCGTGCTTACGCCGGTCATCATCATCGGCGGCGTCATCAGCGGTGTCTTCACGGCCACCGAGTCGTCGGCGATCGCCTGCGTGTGGGCGCTGCTCGTGGGGTTGGTGTTCTACCGCGAGCTGACCCCCAAGGGCCTGATCGGTGTGCTGAGCCGCGCCATGCTGACGCTGTCGTCGGTGCTGTTCCTGATCGCCGCCGCAGGGGCGTTCGGCTACATGCTCACCATGCTGCGCATCCCCGCGGCACTGACCAACGCCCTGACAAGCGTCTCCGAGAACCCGATCGTCGTTCTGCTGCTGATCAACCTGCTGCTGCTGGCACTCGGCGCGATCATGGATATGGCGCCGCTGATCCTGATCGCCACGCCGATCCTGCTCCCGGTGGCGGAAAGCGTGGGCATGGACCCGATCCAGTTCGGAATCATGCTGATGCTCAACCTCGGGCTGGGCCTGCTGACCCCGCCCGTCGGCGGTGTGCTCTTCGTCGGTTCGGCCATCGGCCGGATCACGATCGAGGACGCCACCCGCGGCACCTTGCCGTTCTACGCACCGATGCTGGTGGTCCTGCTCGGGATCACCTTCATCCCTGGACTCACTATGTGGCTCCCAACGGTGATGGGCTTCTAG
- a CDS encoding TRAP transporter small permease — protein sequence MMPKFQAVTGGVLRAVDRTTDTLALTGLAAMVVVVSWQVFGRFVLSDSPPWAPETALVLLPWLGLLGVAIGVREHAHIGVTFVADRLPRRARTAVRWLTPALFLVFGIYLVVQGWQLTLLTMNSTLPATGLPTAVQYAPMPVAGVLVCVYSALQLLNVETGRGALATPEDGEEGEEESEARDDR from the coding sequence ATGATGCCTAAGTTCCAGGCGGTTACGGGGGGAGTGCTCCGAGCCGTCGACCGCACCACCGACACCCTCGCCCTGACCGGGCTGGCCGCGATGGTGGTCGTGGTGTCCTGGCAGGTGTTCGGCCGTTTCGTGCTGAGTGACAGTCCGCCCTGGGCCCCGGAGACGGCGCTGGTACTGCTCCCCTGGCTCGGACTGCTCGGCGTGGCGATCGGGGTCCGCGAGCACGCGCACATCGGCGTCACCTTCGTCGCCGACCGCCTGCCCCGCCGGGCGCGCACCGCGGTGCGGTGGCTCACGCCCGCGCTGTTCCTGGTGTTCGGGATCTACCTGGTGGTCCAGGGATGGCAGCTCACCCTGCTGACCATGAACAGCACCCTGCCCGCGACCGGCCTGCCCACCGCGGTGCAGTACGCCCCGATGCCGGTGGCGGGCGTGCTCGTCTGCGTCTACAGCGCGCTCCAGCTACTCAACGTGGAGACGGGCCGCGGCGCCCTGGCGACGCCCGAGGACGGCGAAGAGGGCGAAGAGGAAAGCGAGGCCCGCGATGATCGTTGA
- a CDS encoding glucarate dehydratase family protein translates to MRIWEIIATPVAFRDPPLLNATGVHEPWALRTIVEVLTDEGLTGLGETYGDQAHLAKVRAAGRELVGLDVYALHDAYARVAASVGNDVVTDQHGLTGAGSNQKTVDAVYSPFEVALLDIQGKAAGRPVADLLGGAVRPAVPYSAYLFYKWAGHPGEDDDRFGAALDPEGIVAQARLFIEEYGFTSIKLKGGVFAPDQEIEAIRALRDAFPDLPLRLDPNAAWTPATSLRVGEALAGTLEYLEDPAPGIDGMAEVASRVPMPLATNMCVVTHEHLPPAIAQGAIGVLLSDHHYWGGLVRSAHVASLCETFGIELSMHSNSHLGVSLAAMTHLAATIPSLKHACDTHTPWQDGQDVIAPGALRFEGGAVPVPDGPGLGVEIDRDALAKMHEQYQRCGIQRRDDTSYMRRFHPTFEPKKGHW, encoded by the coding sequence GTGCGCATCTGGGAAATCATCGCCACTCCGGTGGCGTTCCGCGACCCACCGCTGCTCAACGCGACCGGGGTGCACGAGCCCTGGGCACTGCGCACCATCGTCGAGGTGCTCACCGACGAGGGCCTGACCGGTCTGGGCGAGACCTATGGCGACCAGGCGCACTTGGCCAAGGTGCGCGCCGCCGGCCGCGAGCTGGTCGGGCTGGACGTCTACGCGCTGCACGACGCATACGCCCGCGTCGCCGCCAGCGTCGGCAACGACGTCGTAACCGACCAGCACGGGCTCACCGGCGCCGGGAGCAACCAGAAGACGGTCGACGCCGTGTACTCGCCCTTCGAGGTGGCCCTGCTGGACATCCAGGGCAAGGCGGCCGGCCGGCCCGTGGCCGACCTCCTGGGCGGGGCTGTGCGCCCGGCGGTCCCCTACAGCGCCTACCTCTTCTACAAGTGGGCGGGCCACCCCGGGGAGGACGACGACCGGTTCGGCGCGGCGCTGGACCCCGAGGGCATCGTCGCCCAGGCGCGCCTGTTCATCGAGGAGTACGGGTTCACCTCGATCAAGCTGAAGGGCGGCGTGTTCGCCCCCGACCAGGAGATCGAGGCGATCCGCGCGCTCCGCGACGCCTTCCCCGACCTGCCGCTGCGGCTCGACCCCAACGCGGCGTGGACCCCCGCCACCTCATTGCGGGTGGGTGAGGCCCTCGCGGGTACCCTGGAGTACCTCGAAGACCCCGCTCCCGGGATCGACGGTATGGCCGAGGTCGCATCGCGGGTGCCCATGCCGCTGGCGACGAACATGTGCGTGGTCACCCACGAGCACCTGCCGCCCGCGATCGCACAGGGCGCCATCGGAGTGCTGCTCAGCGACCACCACTACTGGGGCGGCCTGGTGCGGTCGGCACACGTGGCCTCGCTGTGCGAGACCTTCGGCATCGAGCTGTCGATGCACTCCAACTCGCACCTGGGCGTCAGCCTCGCGGCGATGACCCACCTGGCCGCGACCATTCCCAGCCTCAAGCACGCCTGCGACACCCACACCCCCTGGCAGGACGGCCAGGACGTGATCGCACCCGGCGCGCTGCGCTTCGAGGGCGGCGCCGTTCCGGTGCCGGACGGCCCGGGCCTCGGCGTCGAGATCGACCGGGACGCACTCGCGAAGATGCACGAGCAGTACCAGCGCTGCGGTATCCAACGCCGGGACGACACCAGCTACATGCGGCGCTTCCATCCCACGTTCGAGCCGAAGAAGGGCCACTGGTGA
- a CDS encoding 5-dehydro-4-deoxyglucarate dehydratase, with protein sequence MRLDGLLFFPLTPFDSAGEVAPDVLASHVANGVDAGVGGVFVACGTGEFHALGLPDFEQAVRGAVEAVDHRVPVVAGAGGALPHAIACAKAAERAGADGLLLMPPYLVNSTEAGLDAYVRQVADATDLSVVIYQRNNARFTPEGAARLAAHPKIVGFKDGLGDIEQVQRIVLTVREEAGEDFLFFNGLPTAEMSVAAYRAAGVRLYSSAAFAFVPEVAMAFYNALNNGDDKTVRKLLTDFYRPLTNLRDQVPGYAVSLVKAGARIRGLDAGGVRPPLTDPTPEHMSALEALIESGLAAVKE encoded by the coding sequence ATGCGGTTGGATGGCTTGCTCTTCTTCCCCCTGACCCCCTTCGACTCCGCCGGTGAGGTCGCTCCGGACGTCCTGGCGAGCCATGTGGCGAACGGCGTCGACGCCGGGGTTGGTGGAGTTTTCGTCGCGTGTGGCACTGGCGAGTTCCACGCGCTCGGCCTGCCGGACTTCGAGCAGGCGGTCCGGGGCGCCGTGGAGGCGGTCGACCACCGCGTGCCCGTGGTGGCCGGGGCCGGAGGGGCGCTGCCGCACGCCATCGCGTGCGCCAAGGCGGCCGAACGCGCCGGCGCCGACGGGCTGCTGCTCATGCCCCCGTACCTGGTCAACTCCACCGAGGCCGGCCTGGACGCCTACGTGCGCCAGGTCGCCGACGCGACGGACCTGTCGGTCGTCATCTACCAGCGCAACAACGCGCGGTTCACCCCCGAAGGCGCGGCGCGGCTCGCCGCCCACCCCAAGATCGTGGGCTTCAAGGACGGGCTCGGCGACATCGAGCAGGTGCAGCGCATCGTGCTCACGGTCCGCGAGGAAGCCGGCGAGGACTTCCTGTTCTTCAACGGCCTGCCCACGGCGGAGATGTCGGTCGCCGCGTACCGGGCCGCGGGAGTGCGCCTGTACTCCTCGGCGGCGTTCGCGTTCGTGCCCGAGGTGGCGATGGCGTTCTACAACGCTCTCAACAACGGGGACGACAAGACGGTGCGCAAGCTGCTCACCGACTTCTACCGCCCTCTCACCAACCTGCGCGACCAGGTTCCCGGATACGCTGTTTCGCTGGTCAAGGCGGGGGCACGGATCCGGGGCCTGGACGCCGGAGGCGTGCGGCCCCCGCTGACGGACCCGACTCCCGAGCACATGTCCGCTCTGGAGGCGCTGATCGAGTCGGGCCTCGCGGCCGTGAAGGAGTGA
- a CDS encoding IclR family transcriptional regulator — protein sequence MTVKSADRTIEVLEVLARSTTSLSLADLHEELGYPKSSLYTLLQTLVARRWVETDMRGGLYRIGVGALLAGTSYLDRDPVARVAAPVLEEVRTEVNETVHLARLDGASIVYLASRESQHHLRTVSRVGRRLPAYATALGRAILANRPDGADLVPKHPEVLSPKGIADRDTILAELELASARGYSAESEQTNPGLGCRAVVLGYNDPVTDALSCSVPLARLDEQHGEKIVNTLLDASRRITDLLMR from the coding sequence ATGACGGTGAAATCGGCAGACCGCACGATCGAGGTCCTAGAGGTACTCGCCCGCTCCACGACTTCACTGTCCCTTGCTGACCTGCATGAGGAACTCGGGTACCCCAAGTCGAGCCTGTACACGCTGCTGCAGACACTGGTGGCCCGGCGCTGGGTGGAGACCGACATGCGCGGAGGGCTCTACCGGATCGGGGTGGGGGCCCTGCTCGCCGGAACCTCCTACCTGGACCGCGACCCTGTGGCGCGGGTGGCGGCCCCCGTTCTGGAAGAGGTGCGCACGGAGGTCAACGAGACGGTGCACCTCGCCCGGCTCGACGGCGCGAGCATCGTCTACCTGGCCAGCCGCGAGTCCCAGCACCATCTGCGGACCGTGTCCCGGGTGGGGCGCCGGCTGCCGGCCTACGCGACCGCGCTCGGGCGCGCCATCCTCGCCAACCGGCCCGACGGCGCCGACCTCGTGCCAAAACACCCGGAGGTGCTCAGCCCGAAGGGGATCGCCGACCGCGACACGATCCTGGCCGAGCTGGAACTGGCCAGCGCCCGCGGCTACTCGGCCGAGAGCGAGCAGACCAATCCGGGCCTCGGCTGCCGCGCCGTGGTACTCGGCTACAACGATCCGGTTACCGACGCGCTGAGCTGCTCGGTTCCGCTCGCCCGGCTGGACGAGCAACATGGCGAGAAGATCGTCAACACGCTTCTCGACGCCTCCCGCCGCATTACCGACCTGCTGATGAGATAG
- a CDS encoding NAD-dependent epimerase/dehydratase family protein gives MSERILITGAAGTLASLMRPRLAKPGRTLRLVDIVRPDDPGPNEEVVVASVTDAAAMAEAMRDVSAVIHLGGHSQEASWEAMLDVNMHGTYVVLEAARVAGVNRVVLATSNHAVGFHPRVREVPDYAFPRPDTFYGVSKVTMEALGSLYHDSFGMDIIAVRIGSCFAKPKDIRMMAHWLSPDDGAQLFEVCMSTPSPGFRVVWGVSDNTRRWLALDEARALGFEPQDDSEKFAAELIAKEGEPDLTKPPHNMIGGRWRVAAADPEGATPRVDRK, from the coding sequence GTGAGTGAACGCATCCTGATCACCGGCGCCGCCGGCACCCTCGCCAGTCTGATGCGTCCCCGACTCGCCAAGCCAGGCCGGACCCTGCGGCTGGTGGATATCGTTCGGCCCGACGACCCCGGGCCGAACGAGGAAGTGGTGGTCGCGAGCGTCACCGATGCGGCCGCGATGGCCGAGGCGATGCGCGACGTCTCCGCCGTCATCCATCTTGGCGGGCACAGCCAGGAGGCGTCCTGGGAGGCCATGCTGGACGTCAACATGCACGGCACCTACGTGGTGCTGGAGGCCGCCCGCGTGGCCGGGGTGAACCGTGTGGTGCTGGCGACATCCAACCACGCGGTCGGCTTCCACCCGCGCGTGCGGGAGGTGCCCGACTACGCGTTCCCGCGCCCCGACACCTTCTACGGCGTCAGCAAGGTGACCATGGAGGCGCTGGGCAGCCTGTACCACGACAGCTTCGGGATGGACATCATCGCGGTGCGCATCGGAAGCTGTTTCGCCAAGCCCAAGGACATCCGGATGATGGCGCACTGGCTCTCTCCCGACGACGGTGCCCAACTGTTCGAGGTGTGCATGAGCACCCCGTCCCCGGGTTTCCGTGTCGTGTGGGGGGTCTCCGACAACACCCGGCGCTGGCTCGCCCTCGACGAGGCCCGCGCGCTGGGCTTCGAACCCCAGGACGACTCCGAGAAGTTCGCCGCCGAGCTCATCGCCAAGGAGGGCGAGCCCGACCTCACGAAGCCGCCCCACAACATGATCGGCGGAAGGTGGCGCGTCGCCGCCGCCGACCCCGAGGGCGCCACCCCCCGCGTCGACCGCAAGTAG
- the amaP gene encoding alkaline shock response membrane anchor protein AmaP, with translation MGNRTRRSAHGNRWGLGLLGILLAGAGAVSLAAGLGAFGAGVAGAPLVGEAVLDRFRQPWVPYAGAAVAIVVALVAVRWLVVQWRSDTMGRLRVEGESSRGVTEIPAAAVRHVLEDKIDQYPGIRRAHARLTGSWHDPGVVLDITLDADADAASTWQRIHREEIATLREALEIDDLPAVVRLAMTPPPKTHTRELR, from the coding sequence TTGGGAAACCGGACTCGCAGGTCAGCGCACGGAAACCGGTGGGGTCTGGGGCTCCTGGGGATTCTGCTCGCGGGAGCGGGGGCGGTATCGCTCGCGGCCGGACTCGGCGCCTTCGGCGCCGGGGTCGCCGGAGCCCCGCTCGTGGGCGAGGCCGTGCTGGACCGGTTCCGCCAACCGTGGGTGCCCTACGCCGGGGCCGCGGTCGCCATCGTTGTGGCGCTGGTGGCGGTGCGCTGGCTCGTGGTCCAATGGCGGAGCGACACGATGGGCCGCCTACGTGTCGAGGGAGAGAGCTCCCGCGGGGTCACCGAGATACCCGCGGCGGCCGTCCGCCACGTACTGGAGGACAAGATCGACCAGTACCCCGGTATCCGCAGGGCGCACGCCCGCCTCACGGGCTCGTGGCACGACCCCGGCGTGGTCCTCGACATCACGCTCGACGCCGACGCGGATGCCGCGTCCACCTGGCAACGGATCCACAGAGAAGAGATCGCCACCCTGCGCGAGGCCCTGGAGATTGACGACCTGCCCGCGGTGGTCCGGCTGGCAATGACTCCGCCCCCGAAGACCCATACCCGCGAGCTGCGGTAG
- a CDS encoding DUF6286 domain-containing protein encodes MTTVEEAGAAERRSGPSAETRARRSAIRTFRPSRSWPALLAGLVLLAGAVLIAAEIVSTLVGSPLGIIPVGAIVPVLSGTGWNHPAVLGVSGALVLLGLILLVAALIPGRGGYLPLRTGDPALAVGLSRAGMRSALATAAREVDGVEGARVSVGRRRVRVRANTHLRAADGLREAVGDAVRERLAELAPLRPLRIRTRIKLAKA; translated from the coding sequence ATGACCACAGTCGAGGAGGCGGGGGCGGCCGAACGCCGGTCCGGCCCCAGCGCTGAGACGCGGGCGCGACGGTCCGCAATACGGACCTTCCGGCCTTCGCGTTCGTGGCCGGCGTTGCTCGCCGGCCTGGTGCTCCTGGCCGGCGCGGTGCTTATCGCCGCCGAGATCGTCTCCACCCTGGTGGGCAGCCCGCTGGGGATCATCCCGGTCGGGGCCATCGTCCCCGTGCTGTCGGGCACGGGGTGGAACCATCCCGCAGTGCTGGGTGTGTCCGGCGCGCTGGTGCTCCTCGGCCTGATCTTGCTGGTGGCAGCACTCATTCCCGGGCGTGGCGGCTACCTGCCGCTGCGGACCGGCGACCCGGCGCTGGCGGTGGGCCTGTCCAGGGCCGGCATGCGGTCGGCACTCGCCACCGCGGCTCGCGAGGTCGACGGCGTTGAGGGGGCGCGGGTGTCGGTCGGCCGACGGCGTGTCCGGGTCCGGGCGAACACCCACCTGCGTGCCGCGGACGGGCTGCGCGAGGCGGTCGGTGACGCGGTACGCGAACGACTTGCCGAGCTCGCTCCTCTACGCCCGTTGCGGATCCGTACACGAATCAAGCTCGCAAAGGCGTGA
- a CDS encoding Asp23/Gls24 family envelope stress response protein: MSTATAAPRTAPGQGAGPPPAERGTTTVPDRVVAKIATAAVSEVSGSRALTGRFGGLVGGGGARSHARVSGTNVTLRLVIAVHYPSPLRRMAREVRAHVKHRVAEYTGLTVRHIDIEIAELVRTRNRPRGDRPFPGEGGLPDAGGEDEREH; the protein is encoded by the coding sequence ATGAGCACAGCCACCGCGGCACCGAGGACCGCGCCCGGACAGGGCGCCGGCCCGCCGCCCGCTGAGCGCGGCACCACAACCGTGCCCGACCGGGTCGTCGCCAAGATCGCCACCGCCGCCGTGTCCGAGGTCAGCGGCAGCCGCGCGCTCACGGGACGCTTCGGCGGACTGGTGGGTGGGGGCGGCGCGCGGTCGCACGCCCGTGTCAGCGGAACCAACGTCACGTTGCGGCTGGTGATCGCGGTGCACTACCCAAGCCCGTTGCGGCGCATGGCCCGCGAGGTCCGCGCGCACGTGAAACACCGGGTGGCCGAGTACACGGGGTTGACCGTGCGGCACATCGACATCGAGATCGCCGAACTGGTCCGCACCCGGAACCGGCCTCGGGGAGACCGTCCCTTCCCGGGGGAAGGCGGCCTCCCCGATGCCGGCGGGGAGGACGAACGGGAGCACTGA
- a CDS encoding Asp23/Gls24 family envelope stress response protein, producing the protein MTEAAHTSESETKVPSARGEKSGRSTTSSESTEASRPSIADSVVAKIAGMATREMGGVYEMGGGAARALGAVRDRIPGSTSTSTVARGVTVEVGERQAAVDLQFVVEYGVSIPDLAAAVRRNVVTAVEGMTGLEVTEINISIEDIHLPGDDEGGGSGQSEPRVE; encoded by the coding sequence ATGACCGAAGCAGCGCATACCAGTGAGTCGGAGACCAAAGTTCCATCGGCCCGTGGCGAGAAGAGCGGCCGTTCCACCACGTCGAGCGAGAGCACCGAGGCCAGTCGCCCCTCGATCGCCGACAGCGTTGTCGCCAAGATCGCGGGGATGGCGACCCGTGAGATGGGGGGAGTGTACGAGATGGGCGGCGGAGCCGCCCGCGCCCTCGGCGCCGTACGAGACCGTATTCCCGGCTCCACCTCCACCAGCACCGTCGCCCGCGGCGTGACCGTGGAGGTGGGTGAGCGGCAGGCCGCGGTGGACCTGCAGTTCGTCGTCGAGTACGGGGTGTCCATCCCCGACCTGGCCGCCGCGGTCCGGCGCAACGTGGTCACCGCCGTCGAGGGCATGACGGGACTTGAGGTCACCGAGATCAACATTAGCATCGAGGACATCCACCTGCCCGGAGACGACGAGGGCGGCGGGAGCGGCCAGTCCGAGCCCCGCGTTGAGTGA
- a CDS encoding aminoglycoside 3'-phosphotransferase, translated as MSRPAASEIPTGPVAVPDVVTALAGGDAITPVWHNELGGLTFRLDAPHGETRYVKWVAAGTPEIDFPGEAERLTWARRWVAVPSVIGHGADASGAWLVTSAVPGRTAVEPRWLADPVTAAASIGRGLRLLHDTLPVAQCPFDWSAARRIARVDERLAAGEAASTRFPEHRHLDPAEARARIAEPPATDRLVVCHGDACAPNTLLHDDGTFAAHVDLGSLGVADRWADLAVAAWSLDLNYGTGHDGILYEAYGIAPDAERIAYYRLLWDMG; from the coding sequence GTGAGCCGTCCCGCCGCTTCCGAGATCCCAACCGGGCCAGTGGCCGTTCCCGATGTCGTCACGGCGCTCGCCGGAGGCGACGCCATAACGCCGGTGTGGCACAACGAGCTCGGCGGCCTGACGTTTCGCCTCGATGCCCCGCACGGCGAGACGAGGTACGTCAAATGGGTCGCCGCGGGCACCCCGGAGATCGACTTCCCCGGGGAGGCGGAGCGCCTGACGTGGGCGCGGCGCTGGGTGGCCGTCCCGTCGGTCATCGGGCACGGCGCGGACGCCAGCGGCGCATGGCTGGTTACGTCAGCGGTCCCGGGGCGCACGGCGGTGGAGCCCCGGTGGCTCGCCGACCCGGTGACCGCGGCGGCGTCGATCGGACGGGGGCTGCGCCTGCTGCACGACACCCTCCCCGTAGCGCAGTGCCCGTTCGACTGGAGCGCTGCCCGCCGGATCGCCCGCGTCGACGAACGCCTCGCCGCCGGCGAGGCGGCGTCGACGCGGTTTCCCGAGCACCGGCACCTCGATCCGGCCGAAGCTCGCGCGCGCATAGCCGAGCCGCCAGCGACCGACCGCCTCGTTGTCTGCCACGGCGACGCGTGCGCCCCCAACACGCTGCTGCACGACGACGGCACGTTCGCCGCGCATGTCGACCTCGGCTCGCTCGGTGTGGCTGACCGGTGGGCCGACCTCGCGGTCGCGGCGTGGAGCCTCGACTTGAACTACGGCACGGGCCACGACGGCATTCTGTACGAGGCGTACGGCATCGCCCCGGACGCGGAGCGCATCGCCTACTACCGGCTGCTCTGGGACATGGGGTGA
- a CDS encoding fumarylacetoacetate hydrolase family protein: protein MRFADAAGTVRVGLRDADDGIRELDGVHRVADLLRLPLRQLRERVEQAPKAATHRRPDVTLLPPVDGHTEVWASGVTYERSREARGEESDSGDLYDHVYTATRPELFFKAVSWRVVTHGEPIAIRADSELDVPEPELAVVSNAYGEIVGYAVCNDVSSRSIEGENALYLPQAKVYAGSCALATEITPAWQVGALDDQWVRMSVRRRGMRPFDGEVPLAALRRGPAELVDYLFRGQPFPEGAVLATGTGIVPGMDFTLMAGDTVEIEITEVGTLSNPVVRGVEPMSWLSEARERPAARHPAAPESGPAASRGT from the coding sequence GTGCGATTCGCTGACGCCGCGGGAACCGTTCGGGTCGGTCTCCGCGACGCGGACGACGGAATCCGGGAGCTGGACGGGGTGCACCGCGTCGCCGACCTGCTGCGGCTCCCGCTGCGGCAGCTCCGCGAACGCGTCGAGCAGGCCCCAAAGGCGGCCACGCACCGGCGCCCCGACGTCACCCTTCTCCCGCCGGTGGACGGGCACACCGAGGTCTGGGCCAGCGGCGTGACCTACGAGCGTTCCCGCGAGGCCCGCGGCGAGGAGAGCGACAGCGGCGACCTGTACGACCACGTCTACACCGCCACGCGCCCCGAGCTGTTCTTCAAGGCGGTGTCCTGGCGGGTCGTCACGCACGGCGAACCGATCGCGATTCGCGCCGACTCCGAGCTGGACGTGCCCGAACCCGAGCTGGCGGTCGTGAGCAACGCCTACGGGGAGATCGTGGGCTACGCGGTGTGCAACGACGTGAGCTCCCGCTCTATTGAGGGCGAGAACGCCCTGTACCTGCCGCAGGCGAAGGTCTATGCCGGTAGCTGTGCCCTGGCCACCGAGATCACTCCGGCGTGGCAGGTCGGAGCCCTCGACGACCAGTGGGTCCGCATGAGCGTGCGGCGTCGCGGCATGCGCCCGTTCGACGGGGAGGTCCCGCTGGCGGCTCTCCGCCGCGGCCCCGCGGAGCTGGTCGACTACCTGTTCCGCGGCCAGCCGTTCCCGGAGGGGGCGGTGCTGGCCACCGGCACCGGAATCGTGCCCGGTATGGATTTCACCCTCATGGCCGGGGACACCGTGGAGATCGAGATTACCGAGGTGGGCACCCTCAGCAACCCGGTTGTGCGCGGTGTCGAGCCCATGAGCTGGCTGAGCGAGGCCCGCGAGCGCCCCGCCGCGCGGCATCCGGCCGCACCCGAGAGCGGCCCGGCGGCCTCGCGCGGGACCTGA
- a CDS encoding IclR family transcriptional regulator yields MSQERSLAPAVTRAAAILDVLAEERGQTVGLSELARRLGLAKSSVSNICAALVDGGLLQRRSEGFRLGQRLVGYADAYLAGVDIVHEFQEACRAREAALDETVQLAVLNEARLEVVYLARRDGRTPVILASQIGRPLPATTTATGKAILAELADEDVGARLAEQAPLPRMTPQSITEPAALRADLATTRERGYAVDDSETVEGLLCLAMTVPGTFGTGQPAAVSFTGLDTRSSARRLDSRVAELRQLTRDIGTRMGVSAHAR; encoded by the coding sequence CGGCCGCGATCCTGGATGTGCTGGCCGAGGAACGCGGCCAGACCGTGGGGCTCAGTGAGCTCGCGCGCCGGCTCGGCCTCGCGAAGTCGTCGGTGTCCAACATCTGCGCCGCGCTTGTGGACGGCGGGCTGTTGCAGCGCAGATCCGAGGGCTTCCGACTCGGCCAGCGGCTGGTCGGCTACGCGGACGCCTATCTGGCCGGAGTCGACATCGTGCACGAGTTCCAGGAGGCGTGCCGTGCCCGCGAAGCCGCTCTGGACGAGACAGTGCAGCTCGCGGTGCTCAACGAGGCGCGCCTGGAGGTCGTCTACCTGGCCCGCCGCGACGGCCGGACCCCGGTCATCCTCGCCTCCCAGATCGGGCGGCCGCTTCCCGCGACCACCACGGCGACCGGCAAGGCGATCCTCGCGGAGCTCGCGGACGAGGACGTGGGTGCCCGGCTGGCGGAGCAAGCCCCGCTGCCCCGGATGACCCCTCAGTCGATCACGGAACCGGCGGCGCTGCGGGCCGACCTTGCGACGACCCGCGAGCGCGGGTACGCGGTGGACGACAGCGAGACCGTCGAGGGTTTGCTGTGTCTCGCGATGACCGTTCCCGGGACGTTCGGCACCGGCCAACCGGCCGCGGTGAGTTTCACCGGCCTGGACACGCGTTCCTCGGCGCGGCGGCTCGACTCGCGTGTGGCGGAGCTGCGCCAGCTCACCCGCGATATCGGCACCCGGATGGGCGTCTCCGCGCACGCGCGCTGA